A stretch of Pangasianodon hypophthalmus isolate fPanHyp1 chromosome 9, fPanHyp1.pri, whole genome shotgun sequence DNA encodes these proteins:
- the fbxw11a gene encoding F-box and WD repeat domain-containing 11-A isoform X3 encodes MEPEMEDKTLELMNLTVMESQNLTDDLSPKKTTVFKLGNGTLSGSRKRLSRATFEKEKEMCIQMFEQWSEADQVEFVEHLISRMCHYQHGHINSYLKPMLQRDFITALPARGLEHIAENILSFLDARSLCAAELVCREWHRVISEGMLWKKLIERMVRTDPLWKGLSERHQWEKYLFKNRTNEVPPNSYYHSLYPKIIQDIETIEANWRCGRHNLQRIQCRSENSKGVYCLQYDDDKIISGLRDNSIKIWDKHTLECLKILTGHTGSVLCLQYDDRVIVTGSSDSTVRVWDANSGEVLNTLIHHNEAVLHLRFCNGLMVTCSKDRSIAVWDMASATDISLRRVLVGHRAAVNVVDFDDKYIVSASGDRTIKVWSTSTCEFVRTLNGHKRGIACLQYRDRLVVSGSSDNTIRLWDIECGACLRVLEGHEELVRCIRFDNKRIVSGAYDGKIKVWDLQAALDPRAPASTLCLRTLVEPAKCSLYRELPSDWNTVGHLKEHSGRVFRLQFDEFQIISSSHDDTILIWDFLNVSPNGQPEGLPHAARSPSRTYTYISR; translated from the exons AACCTAACCGTGATGGAGTCACAGAATCTCACTGACGACCTCTCGCCAAAGAAGACGACAGTTTTTaag CTGGGAAATGGTACTCTGTCTGGCTCGAGGAAACGTCTGTCACGTGCCACCtttgagaaagagaaggagatgTGTATCCAGATGTTCGAACAGTGGTCAGAGGCTGATCAGGTGGAATTTGTGGAGCATCTCATCTCACGCATGTGCCACTACCAGCATGGCCACATCAACTCTTACCTCAAACCCATGCTACAGAGAGACTTTATAACAGCCCtgccag CACGGGGTCTGGAGCACATAGCAGAGAACATCCTGTCCTTTCTGGATGCACGCTCTCTGTGCGCGGCTGAGCTGGTGTGTCGCGAGTGGCACCGGGTCATCTCAGAGGGCATGCTGTGGAAGAAGCTCATTGAGAGGATGGTGCGCACTGATCCACTGTGGAAAGGCCTGTCTGAAAGACATCAGTG GGAGAAGTACTTGTTCAAGAACCGCACAAATGAAGTCCCACCCAACTCGTACTATCACTCACTCTACCCTAAAATTATACAGGACATTGAG acgaTTGAGGCAAACTGGCGCTGTGGCAGACACAATCTGCAGAGGATCCAGTGCAGATCAGAGAACAGCAAAGGGGTTTACTGCCTACAATACGACGACGACAAGATCATCAGCGGCCTCCGAGACAACTCCATTAAG ATCTGGGATAAGCACACTCTGGAGTGTCTGAAGATTCTGACAGGTCACACTGGTTCAGTTTTGTGTCTGCAGTATGATGACAGAGTAATAGTGACCGGTTCCTCAGACTCTACTGTCAG gGTTTGGGATGCAAATTCCGGTGAGGTTCTGAACACTCTGATCCACCACAACGAGGCGGTCCTTCACCTGCGTTTCTGTAATGGCCTGATGGTGACGTGCTCTAAAGATCGCTCCATCGCAGTGTGGGACATGGCCTCCGCCACTGACATCAGCCTGCGCCGCGTGCTCGTGGGCCACCGGGCCGCCGTCAACGTCGTCGACTTCGACGACAAATACATTGTCTCAGCCTCAGGAGACAGaactataaaa gtgtggaGCACCAGTACCTGTGAATTTGTCCGAACACTAAATGGACACAAGCGAGGTATTGCCTGCCTCCAGTACAGAGACAGACTGGTGGTCAGCGGCTCCTCAGACAACACCATAag ATTGTGGGATATTGAGTGTGGGGCATGTCTGCGAGTCTTAGAAGGCCATGAGGAACTCGTTCGTTGCATTCGGTTTGACAACAAAAGGATAGTCAGTGGAGCATACGACGG GAAGATTAAAGTGTGGGATCTGCAGGCTGCTCTGGACCCTCGTGCTCCAGCCAGCACTCTCTGTCTGCGCACACTAGTG GAGCCAGCAAAATGCAGCCTATATAGGGAGCTGCCTTCTGATTGGAACACAGTTGGTCATCTAAAG GAGCATTCTGGCCGTGTGTTCCGTCTACAGTTTGATGAGTTCCAGATCATCAGCAGTTCCCATGACGACACCATCCTTATATGGGACTTCCTGAATGTCTCCCCCAACGGACAGCCAGAAGGACTCCCTCATGCAGCCAGATCGCCCTCACGCACCTACACGTACATCTCCAGATAG
- the fbxw11a gene encoding F-box and WD repeat domain-containing 11-A isoform X1, which translates to MEPEMEDKTLELMCSLPRSLWLGCSSVAESLCALRCLQSLPTSRAHNQNLTVMESQNLTDDLSPKKTTVFKLGNGTLSGSRKRLSRATFEKEKEMCIQMFEQWSEADQVEFVEHLISRMCHYQHGHINSYLKPMLQRDFITALPARGLEHIAENILSFLDARSLCAAELVCREWHRVISEGMLWKKLIERMVRTDPLWKGLSERHQWEKYLFKNRTNEVPPNSYYHSLYPKIIQDIETIEANWRCGRHNLQRIQCRSENSKGVYCLQYDDDKIISGLRDNSIKIWDKHTLECLKILTGHTGSVLCLQYDDRVIVTGSSDSTVRVWDANSGEVLNTLIHHNEAVLHLRFCNGLMVTCSKDRSIAVWDMASATDISLRRVLVGHRAAVNVVDFDDKYIVSASGDRTIKVWSTSTCEFVRTLNGHKRGIACLQYRDRLVVSGSSDNTIRLWDIECGACLRVLEGHEELVRCIRFDNKRIVSGAYDGKIKVWDLQAALDPRAPASTLCLRTLVEPAKCSLYRELPSDWNTVGHLKEHSGRVFRLQFDEFQIISSSHDDTILIWDFLNVSPNGQPEGLPHAARSPSRTYTYISR; encoded by the exons AACCTAACCGTGATGGAGTCACAGAATCTCACTGACGACCTCTCGCCAAAGAAGACGACAGTTTTTaag CTGGGAAATGGTACTCTGTCTGGCTCGAGGAAACGTCTGTCACGTGCCACCtttgagaaagagaaggagatgTGTATCCAGATGTTCGAACAGTGGTCAGAGGCTGATCAGGTGGAATTTGTGGAGCATCTCATCTCACGCATGTGCCACTACCAGCATGGCCACATCAACTCTTACCTCAAACCCATGCTACAGAGAGACTTTATAACAGCCCtgccag CACGGGGTCTGGAGCACATAGCAGAGAACATCCTGTCCTTTCTGGATGCACGCTCTCTGTGCGCGGCTGAGCTGGTGTGTCGCGAGTGGCACCGGGTCATCTCAGAGGGCATGCTGTGGAAGAAGCTCATTGAGAGGATGGTGCGCACTGATCCACTGTGGAAAGGCCTGTCTGAAAGACATCAGTG GGAGAAGTACTTGTTCAAGAACCGCACAAATGAAGTCCCACCCAACTCGTACTATCACTCACTCTACCCTAAAATTATACAGGACATTGAG acgaTTGAGGCAAACTGGCGCTGTGGCAGACACAATCTGCAGAGGATCCAGTGCAGATCAGAGAACAGCAAAGGGGTTTACTGCCTACAATACGACGACGACAAGATCATCAGCGGCCTCCGAGACAACTCCATTAAG ATCTGGGATAAGCACACTCTGGAGTGTCTGAAGATTCTGACAGGTCACACTGGTTCAGTTTTGTGTCTGCAGTATGATGACAGAGTAATAGTGACCGGTTCCTCAGACTCTACTGTCAG gGTTTGGGATGCAAATTCCGGTGAGGTTCTGAACACTCTGATCCACCACAACGAGGCGGTCCTTCACCTGCGTTTCTGTAATGGCCTGATGGTGACGTGCTCTAAAGATCGCTCCATCGCAGTGTGGGACATGGCCTCCGCCACTGACATCAGCCTGCGCCGCGTGCTCGTGGGCCACCGGGCCGCCGTCAACGTCGTCGACTTCGACGACAAATACATTGTCTCAGCCTCAGGAGACAGaactataaaa gtgtggaGCACCAGTACCTGTGAATTTGTCCGAACACTAAATGGACACAAGCGAGGTATTGCCTGCCTCCAGTACAGAGACAGACTGGTGGTCAGCGGCTCCTCAGACAACACCATAag ATTGTGGGATATTGAGTGTGGGGCATGTCTGCGAGTCTTAGAAGGCCATGAGGAACTCGTTCGTTGCATTCGGTTTGACAACAAAAGGATAGTCAGTGGAGCATACGACGG GAAGATTAAAGTGTGGGATCTGCAGGCTGCTCTGGACCCTCGTGCTCCAGCCAGCACTCTCTGTCTGCGCACACTAGTG GAGCCAGCAAAATGCAGCCTATATAGGGAGCTGCCTTCTGATTGGAACACAGTTGGTCATCTAAAG GAGCATTCTGGCCGTGTGTTCCGTCTACAGTTTGATGAGTTCCAGATCATCAGCAGTTCCCATGACGACACCATCCTTATATGGGACTTCCTGAATGTCTCCCCCAACGGACAGCCAGAAGGACTCCCTCATGCAGCCAGATCGCCCTCACGCACCTACACGTACATCTCCAGATAG
- the fbxw11a gene encoding F-box and WD repeat domain-containing 11-A isoform X2 — translation MEPEMEDKTLELMCSLPRSLWLGCSSVAESLCALRCLQSLPTSRAHNQNLTVMESQNLTDDLSPKKTTVFKLGNGTLSGSRKRLSRATFEKEKEMCIQMFEQWSEADQVEFVEHLISRMCHYQHGHINSYLKPMLQRDFITALPARGLEHIAENILSFLDARSLCAAELVCREWHRVISEGMLWKKLIERMVRTDPLWKGLSERHQWEKYLFKNRTNEVPPNSYYHSLYPKIIQDIETIEANWRCGRHNLQRIQCRSENSKGVYCLQYDDDKIISGLRDNSIKIWDKHTLECLKILTGHTGSVLCLQYDDRVIVTGSSDSTVRVWDANSGEVLNTLIHHNEAVLHLRFCNGLMVTCSKDRSIAVWDMASATDISLRRVLVGHRAAVNVVDFDDKYIVSASGDRTIKVWSTSTCEFVRTLNGHKRGIACLQYRDRLVVSGSSDNTIRLWDIECGACLRVLEGHEELVRCIRFDNKRIVSGAYDGKIKVWDLQAALDPRAPASTLCLRTLVEHSGRVFRLQFDEFQIISSSHDDTILIWDFLNVSPNGQPEGLPHAARSPSRTYTYISR, via the exons AACCTAACCGTGATGGAGTCACAGAATCTCACTGACGACCTCTCGCCAAAGAAGACGACAGTTTTTaag CTGGGAAATGGTACTCTGTCTGGCTCGAGGAAACGTCTGTCACGTGCCACCtttgagaaagagaaggagatgTGTATCCAGATGTTCGAACAGTGGTCAGAGGCTGATCAGGTGGAATTTGTGGAGCATCTCATCTCACGCATGTGCCACTACCAGCATGGCCACATCAACTCTTACCTCAAACCCATGCTACAGAGAGACTTTATAACAGCCCtgccag CACGGGGTCTGGAGCACATAGCAGAGAACATCCTGTCCTTTCTGGATGCACGCTCTCTGTGCGCGGCTGAGCTGGTGTGTCGCGAGTGGCACCGGGTCATCTCAGAGGGCATGCTGTGGAAGAAGCTCATTGAGAGGATGGTGCGCACTGATCCACTGTGGAAAGGCCTGTCTGAAAGACATCAGTG GGAGAAGTACTTGTTCAAGAACCGCACAAATGAAGTCCCACCCAACTCGTACTATCACTCACTCTACCCTAAAATTATACAGGACATTGAG acgaTTGAGGCAAACTGGCGCTGTGGCAGACACAATCTGCAGAGGATCCAGTGCAGATCAGAGAACAGCAAAGGGGTTTACTGCCTACAATACGACGACGACAAGATCATCAGCGGCCTCCGAGACAACTCCATTAAG ATCTGGGATAAGCACACTCTGGAGTGTCTGAAGATTCTGACAGGTCACACTGGTTCAGTTTTGTGTCTGCAGTATGATGACAGAGTAATAGTGACCGGTTCCTCAGACTCTACTGTCAG gGTTTGGGATGCAAATTCCGGTGAGGTTCTGAACACTCTGATCCACCACAACGAGGCGGTCCTTCACCTGCGTTTCTGTAATGGCCTGATGGTGACGTGCTCTAAAGATCGCTCCATCGCAGTGTGGGACATGGCCTCCGCCACTGACATCAGCCTGCGCCGCGTGCTCGTGGGCCACCGGGCCGCCGTCAACGTCGTCGACTTCGACGACAAATACATTGTCTCAGCCTCAGGAGACAGaactataaaa gtgtggaGCACCAGTACCTGTGAATTTGTCCGAACACTAAATGGACACAAGCGAGGTATTGCCTGCCTCCAGTACAGAGACAGACTGGTGGTCAGCGGCTCCTCAGACAACACCATAag ATTGTGGGATATTGAGTGTGGGGCATGTCTGCGAGTCTTAGAAGGCCATGAGGAACTCGTTCGTTGCATTCGGTTTGACAACAAAAGGATAGTCAGTGGAGCATACGACGG GAAGATTAAAGTGTGGGATCTGCAGGCTGCTCTGGACCCTCGTGCTCCAGCCAGCACTCTCTGTCTGCGCACACTAGTG GAGCATTCTGGCCGTGTGTTCCGTCTACAGTTTGATGAGTTCCAGATCATCAGCAGTTCCCATGACGACACCATCCTTATATGGGACTTCCTGAATGTCTCCCCCAACGGACAGCCAGAAGGACTCCCTCATGCAGCCAGATCGCCCTCACGCACCTACACGTACATCTCCAGATAG
- the fbxw11a gene encoding F-box and WD repeat domain-containing 11-A isoform X4: MESQNLTDDLSPKKTTVFKLGNGTLSGSRKRLSRATFEKEKEMCIQMFEQWSEADQVEFVEHLISRMCHYQHGHINSYLKPMLQRDFITALPARGLEHIAENILSFLDARSLCAAELVCREWHRVISEGMLWKKLIERMVRTDPLWKGLSERHQWEKYLFKNRTNEVPPNSYYHSLYPKIIQDIETIEANWRCGRHNLQRIQCRSENSKGVYCLQYDDDKIISGLRDNSIKIWDKHTLECLKILTGHTGSVLCLQYDDRVIVTGSSDSTVRVWDANSGEVLNTLIHHNEAVLHLRFCNGLMVTCSKDRSIAVWDMASATDISLRRVLVGHRAAVNVVDFDDKYIVSASGDRTIKVWSTSTCEFVRTLNGHKRGIACLQYRDRLVVSGSSDNTIRLWDIECGACLRVLEGHEELVRCIRFDNKRIVSGAYDGKIKVWDLQAALDPRAPASTLCLRTLVEPAKCSLYRELPSDWNTVGHLKEHSGRVFRLQFDEFQIISSSHDDTILIWDFLNVSPNGQPEGLPHAARSPSRTYTYISR, from the exons ATGGAGTCACAGAATCTCACTGACGACCTCTCGCCAAAGAAGACGACAGTTTTTaag CTGGGAAATGGTACTCTGTCTGGCTCGAGGAAACGTCTGTCACGTGCCACCtttgagaaagagaaggagatgTGTATCCAGATGTTCGAACAGTGGTCAGAGGCTGATCAGGTGGAATTTGTGGAGCATCTCATCTCACGCATGTGCCACTACCAGCATGGCCACATCAACTCTTACCTCAAACCCATGCTACAGAGAGACTTTATAACAGCCCtgccag CACGGGGTCTGGAGCACATAGCAGAGAACATCCTGTCCTTTCTGGATGCACGCTCTCTGTGCGCGGCTGAGCTGGTGTGTCGCGAGTGGCACCGGGTCATCTCAGAGGGCATGCTGTGGAAGAAGCTCATTGAGAGGATGGTGCGCACTGATCCACTGTGGAAAGGCCTGTCTGAAAGACATCAGTG GGAGAAGTACTTGTTCAAGAACCGCACAAATGAAGTCCCACCCAACTCGTACTATCACTCACTCTACCCTAAAATTATACAGGACATTGAG acgaTTGAGGCAAACTGGCGCTGTGGCAGACACAATCTGCAGAGGATCCAGTGCAGATCAGAGAACAGCAAAGGGGTTTACTGCCTACAATACGACGACGACAAGATCATCAGCGGCCTCCGAGACAACTCCATTAAG ATCTGGGATAAGCACACTCTGGAGTGTCTGAAGATTCTGACAGGTCACACTGGTTCAGTTTTGTGTCTGCAGTATGATGACAGAGTAATAGTGACCGGTTCCTCAGACTCTACTGTCAG gGTTTGGGATGCAAATTCCGGTGAGGTTCTGAACACTCTGATCCACCACAACGAGGCGGTCCTTCACCTGCGTTTCTGTAATGGCCTGATGGTGACGTGCTCTAAAGATCGCTCCATCGCAGTGTGGGACATGGCCTCCGCCACTGACATCAGCCTGCGCCGCGTGCTCGTGGGCCACCGGGCCGCCGTCAACGTCGTCGACTTCGACGACAAATACATTGTCTCAGCCTCAGGAGACAGaactataaaa gtgtggaGCACCAGTACCTGTGAATTTGTCCGAACACTAAATGGACACAAGCGAGGTATTGCCTGCCTCCAGTACAGAGACAGACTGGTGGTCAGCGGCTCCTCAGACAACACCATAag ATTGTGGGATATTGAGTGTGGGGCATGTCTGCGAGTCTTAGAAGGCCATGAGGAACTCGTTCGTTGCATTCGGTTTGACAACAAAAGGATAGTCAGTGGAGCATACGACGG GAAGATTAAAGTGTGGGATCTGCAGGCTGCTCTGGACCCTCGTGCTCCAGCCAGCACTCTCTGTCTGCGCACACTAGTG GAGCCAGCAAAATGCAGCCTATATAGGGAGCTGCCTTCTGATTGGAACACAGTTGGTCATCTAAAG GAGCATTCTGGCCGTGTGTTCCGTCTACAGTTTGATGAGTTCCAGATCATCAGCAGTTCCCATGACGACACCATCCTTATATGGGACTTCCTGAATGTCTCCCCCAACGGACAGCCAGAAGGACTCCCTCATGCAGCCAGATCGCCCTCACGCACCTACACGTACATCTCCAGATAG